The following coding sequences are from one Tubulanus polymorphus chromosome 12, tnTubPoly1.2, whole genome shotgun sequence window:
- the LOC141913923 gene encoding juvenile hormone acid O-methyltransferase-like has protein sequence MNPNAELYSNASDGNRNWAANVLSTIDFKPGGYSNVLDIGCGTGEVTNTILSKLDNVEHLTAFDKYESMVDFARSKNPNPKIEYLVADLTDPDSYGADWRRKFDLVTSFMVLHWTPNQYKNLENIKRLLSVNGEVVLVLITSSMMVHMCDVDKLEKWSPYFQGFTPDWSLEPSWEEYSEWRSPDIVSGYRRMAESLGFAVKRCEITTRDYTFSDRESAKQWFGAILPHVKRIPESKLAEFMDDALGVYMGKVPVDENGTLHMAASAVVVHLQIIS, from the exons ATGAATCCGAACGCGGAACTTTATTCGAATGCTAGCGACGGCAACAGAAATTGGGCCGCTAATGTTTTATCGACCATTGATTTCAAGCCGGGTGGTTACAGTAATGTATTGGATATAGGCTGCGGTACCGGTGAAGTCACTAATACCATACTGAGTAAATTGGACAACGTCGAACATCTTACCGCTTTTGATAAG TACGAATCTATGGTCGATTTCGCCCGTTCGAAAAATCCGAATCCTAAAATCGAATACCTGGTCGCCGACTTGACCGATCCCGACTCGTACGGAGCGGACTGGCGACGGAAATTCGACTTGGTCACGTCGTTCATGGTTCTTCACTGGACTCCGAATCAATATAAGAacttggaaaatataaaacgtcTACTCTCCGTTAACGGGGAAGTCGTCCTCGTGCTGATTACGTCATCAATGATGGTTCACATGTGCGATGTAGACAAATTGGAAAAATGGTCTCCGTATTTCCAG GGATTTACACCGGACTGGTCGTTGGAGCCGAGCTGGGAGGAATACAGTGAATGGAGGTCTCCGGATATAGTCAGTGGATATCGCCGAATGGCTGAATCGTTGGGGTTCGCTGTTAAACGTTGTGAAATCACAACTCGTGATTACACATTTTCCGATCGCGAATCTGCAAAAC aatggttCGGCGCAATTTTACCGCACGTAAAACGAATTCCCGAATCGAAACTAGCCGAGTTCATGGACGACGCGCTCGGTGTTTATATGGGAAAAGTTCCAGTCGATGAAAATGGCACGTTACACATGGCAGCTTCCGCTGTTGTGGTCCACCTGCAAATCATATCTTAG